A window of the Artemia franciscana chromosome 3, ASM3288406v1, whole genome shotgun sequence genome harbors these coding sequences:
- the LOC136025453 gene encoding uncharacterized protein LOC136025453, with protein sequence MLTLHLYTKGAATTGFPIIAPLFLCLHTHIVGHLATNELLSDSWHGFRHGCLVETNLIDAYDYITEKLDQAIPVNLVLLDFAKVFDKVCYCCLRAKLFAIGIHNEIVEWVLQFLSRRKQRVKIFGKNGQVVFTEEVEALSGVP encoded by the coding sequence ATGCTAACATTACACCTGTACACAAAAGGGGCAGCCACAACAGGGTTTCCAATAATTGCCCCATTATTCTTATGTTTGCATACTCACATTGTTGGCCACCTGGCCACCAATGAGCTGCTCAGTGATAGTTGGCATGGCTTCAGACATGGATGCTTGGTTGAGACTAATTTGATTGATGCATATGATTATATCACTGAGAAACTAGATCAAGCAATCCCTGTCAACTTGGTTCTATTGGATTTTGCAAAAGTCTTTGATAAAGTATGTTACTGTTGCCTAAGGGCCAAGTTATTTGCAATTGGAATACATAATGAAATTGTAGAGTGGGTGCTTCAGTTTCTTTCCAGGAGAAAGCAAAGggtgaaaatatttggaaaaaatggacaAGTAGTCTTTACAGAAGAAGTGGAAGCATTAAGTGGAGTGCCCTAA
- the LOC136025452 gene encoding zinc finger protein 570-like produces the protein MDTRRKSKRRLERTISPKDAVKTGIHRVSKNSTAERCEINHCQPVCNNEAPHEDCSSETHIPDEPNLKRHFSFPNNEKLNVCKICQKKFANKFNLTRHMKVHNGEYECCVCHKIWFSKSDLSRHMAIHNGQKLYECDICEKRFSLQQNLAYHMRAHIGNQPYECQICKKTYTFKCHLTLHMKFHNGEKPYECKICHNNFTQRSDLNKHMRIHYQENQYACGRCVKRFAQKSNLIRHMRQHHGFDQDNRVFLKHASGWTPGRHSVTVLLVNDNTVSTPKDIAAELGSQFKSGFMPPDDAPLPEAPEYSIEEPIQKIKVVASDVEN, from the exons ATGGATACCCGCAGAAAATCAAAGAGACGATTAGAAAGGACCATTAGTCCCAAAGATGCTGTCAAGACAGGAATTCACAGAGTAAGCAAGAACAGCACTGCTGAGAGGTGTG aaattaatcATTGTCAACCAGTCTGCAATAATGAGGCTCCGCATGAAGACTGCTCTTCCGAAACACACATACCCGATGAACCAAATCTGAAGAGGCATTTCAGTTTTCCCAATAACGAAAAACTGAATGTATGCAAAATATGCCAAAAGAAATTTGCTAACAAGTTTAACTTGACTCGCCATATGAAAGTCCACAATGGTGAATACGAGTGTTGTGTTTGCCACAAGATATGGTTTTCCAAATCTGATTTGAGTCGCCACATGGCGATTCACAATGGGCAAAAACTATACGAATGTGACATATGCGAAAAGAGGTTTTCTCTGCAGCAAAATTTGGCTTATCATATGAGGGCTCATATTGGAAATCAGCCATATGAATGCCAAATATGTAAAAAGACATATACTTTCAAATGCCATTTGACGCTCCATATGAAATTCCACAATGGGGAAAAACCTTACGAATGCAAAATATGTCACAATAATTTTACTCAGAGATCTGATTTGAATAAGCATATGAGAATTCACTATCAGGAAAACCAATATGCATGTGGAAGGTGCGTAAAGCGATTTGCTCAGAAATCTAATTTGATCCGACACATGAGACAACATCATGGTTTTGACCAGGATAACAGA GTATTTTTGAAGCATGCTTCAGGTTGGACACCAGGGAGACACTCAGTTACAGTACTACTTGTGAATGACAATACAGTTAGTACCCCAAAAGATATAGCAGCTGAATTGGGTAGTCAATTTAAATCAGGGTTCATGCCTCCAGACGATGCCCCCTTACCAGAAGCACCAGAATATTCTATTGAGGAACCTATTCAAAAGATAAAAGTGGTTGCCTCTGATGTAGAGAATTGA